From the Saccharobesus litoralis genome, one window contains:
- a CDS encoding cellulase family glycosylhydrolase: MKQIHQWIIVISLLLLSACSTTYVDTSTQPAKRWTEQKANQWYSNIKWPVGANFVPSTAVNQLEMWQEDTFDPMTIDKELAWAASIGMNTMRVFLHNLAWQQDPSGFLDRVDQYLAIAEKHNIATMFVFFDSVWDPEPSVGVQRPARPHVHNSGWLQSPGKSILLNENKQMALAPYVKSVLTRYKNDKRVLLWDLYNEPDNDNRNTYGGASLTPDIADNKSRYALSLMKKAMAWAREVDPSQPITIGVWGNPNWINNPTALERYSLQESDVISFHSYGKKPFTERIIRHLQSYNRPLFCTEYMARPTGSTFEAILPLFKQHKIAAYNWGLVAGKTQTQYPWNSWQRQYKTEPKVWFHDIFRANGTPYRQQEVDLIKALTQQIP, from the coding sequence ATGAAACAAATACACCAATGGATCATTGTCATCAGCCTTTTATTGCTGAGTGCATGCTCTACAACTTATGTTGATACCTCTACTCAACCCGCAAAACGTTGGACTGAGCAAAAAGCCAATCAATGGTATAGCAATATTAAATGGCCAGTAGGCGCTAATTTTGTGCCATCGACCGCGGTTAACCAACTCGAAATGTGGCAGGAAGATACATTTGATCCAATGACTATTGATAAGGAATTGGCGTGGGCGGCGAGTATTGGCATGAACACCATGCGGGTATTCTTACATAACTTAGCGTGGCAGCAAGATCCTAGTGGCTTTTTAGATCGAGTTGATCAGTATCTTGCTATTGCTGAAAAACATAACATAGCGACTATGTTTGTATTTTTCGATAGTGTATGGGATCCAGAACCAAGCGTTGGGGTACAGCGCCCTGCGCGGCCTCATGTTCATAACTCGGGTTGGCTGCAGTCGCCGGGCAAATCTATTCTCTTAAATGAAAACAAGCAGATGGCATTAGCACCTTATGTTAAGTCGGTACTGACGCGTTATAAAAATGACAAGCGAGTTTTACTCTGGGATCTTTATAACGAGCCTGACAATGACAATCGCAACACTTATGGCGGTGCGAGTTTAACGCCAGATATTGCTGATAATAAGTCGCGATATGCGCTGAGTTTAATGAAAAAGGCCATGGCTTGGGCAAGAGAGGTGGATCCATCACAGCCAATAACAATAGGCGTGTGGGGTAATCCCAATTGGATTAACAACCCAACGGCACTAGAGCGATATTCACTGCAAGAGTCAGATGTAATTTCATTTCATAGTTATGGCAAAAAGCCGTTTACTGAACGTATTATTCGGCACTTGCAAAGCTACAACCGTCCGCTGTTTTGTACCGAGTATATGGCGCGTCCTACAGGGTCAACGTTCGAAGCAATATTACCATTATTTAAACAACACAAAATTGCTGCTTACAATTGGGGATTAGTCGCAGGCAAAACCCAAACCCAATATCCGTGGAATTCATGGCAACGCCAATATAAAACTGAGCCCAAGGTTTGGTTTCATGATATTTTTCGAGCCAATGGAACCCCCTATCGTCAACAAGAAGTTGACCTTATTAAAGCGTTGACCCAGCAGATACCTTAG
- a CDS encoding sulfatase, whose protein sequence is MKFKQSLCMAFTIWLLLGCSISSTQIPTEKKTTNTSATQPNVLMILVDDLKPALGVYGDPIAISPNIDKLAAQGMRFERAYVNQAVCMASRYNLMLGSRSTSSGLYNFGVSLRERYPQALTLPQLFKSAGYHAEAMGKVYHIGHGTIDDTASWSRPHRADKVIEYILPQSTGGTITREEGMFTNASWRDGINNMKRPRGAAWEAPDVLDEAYADGRIATHAVNRLHELKKSGQKFFMAVGFARPHLPFSAPKKYWDAYDPAKFAMPQFINDPKGAPQFAVKRQMEINNFTPVNPKKRIVKDEALTRNLIHGYYASMSYMDAQLGRVIDALKVTGLDKNTIVVLWGDHGYHLGDHGSWTKHSNYEQATHIPLLMVVPGVTEPGSVTKQITETVDIYPTLAELAGISIPKTQQAIDGTSMLPVLQNANKRLRDHAYHVWRNPRYTGLAIRTERYRLVKWLSNKGLEPIIELYDYQQDPLETENVASKMPQLVQKLEATLAKHPQHAALFKPKKNKQRQ, encoded by the coding sequence ATGAAGTTTAAACAATCACTATGCATGGCATTTACAATATGGTTGCTGTTGGGGTGTAGTATATCGAGCACTCAGATTCCAACTGAAAAAAAAACAACCAACACAAGTGCAACTCAGCCTAATGTTTTGATGATTTTGGTGGATGACCTAAAGCCAGCGTTAGGTGTGTATGGTGATCCAATCGCCATCAGTCCTAATATAGATAAGCTTGCCGCACAAGGCATGCGCTTTGAACGAGCTTATGTCAATCAAGCTGTTTGTATGGCATCAAGATATAATTTAATGTTAGGTAGCCGTTCAACTAGTTCTGGCTTATATAATTTTGGTGTATCGCTACGGGAGCGATATCCTCAAGCGTTAACTCTGCCCCAGCTGTTTAAGTCAGCTGGTTATCATGCTGAAGCCATGGGGAAAGTTTATCATATCGGTCACGGAACGATTGATGATACGGCCAGTTGGAGTCGGCCACATCGCGCTGACAAGGTAATTGAATATATTCTCCCACAAAGTACTGGGGGGACCATTACACGTGAAGAAGGCATGTTTACCAATGCATCTTGGCGAGATGGTATTAATAACATGAAACGCCCGCGCGGCGCAGCTTGGGAGGCACCAGATGTATTGGATGAAGCCTATGCTGATGGTCGAATAGCCACTCATGCAGTTAATCGCTTACACGAGCTAAAAAAAAGTGGGCAGAAGTTTTTTATGGCAGTGGGTTTTGCACGGCCTCATCTACCGTTTTCGGCACCTAAAAAATATTGGGATGCCTATGATCCGGCTAAGTTTGCCATGCCTCAGTTTATTAATGACCCCAAAGGCGCCCCTCAATTTGCGGTAAAAAGGCAAATGGAGATCAACAATTTTACACCAGTAAACCCTAAAAAACGTATCGTTAAAGACGAAGCATTAACCAGAAACCTAATACATGGTTATTACGCAAGTATGAGTTATATGGATGCCCAACTAGGGCGAGTTATAGATGCATTGAAGGTGACAGGGCTAGATAAAAATACGATTGTTGTACTGTGGGGGGATCATGGCTATCACTTAGGTGATCATGGTTCTTGGACTAAACATTCAAATTATGAGCAAGCTACCCATATCCCGCTGTTGATGGTTGTGCCGGGCGTGACTGAGCCAGGGAGTGTAACCAAACAAATAACAGAAACGGTTGATATTTATCCAACATTAGCAGAATTAGCAGGGATCAGTATTCCAAAAACACAACAGGCTATAGATGGAACCAGTATGTTGCCTGTGTTGCAGAATGCTAACAAGCGCTTGAGAGATCACGCTTATCATGTATGGCGTAATCCTCGTTATACAGGGCTTGCGATTAGAACTGAGCGTTATCGATTGGTAAAATGGCTCTCAAACAAAGGGCTCGAACCTATCATAGAGTTATATGACTACCAACAGGACCCTTTAGAAACCGAAAATGTCGCTAGTAAAATGCCTCAATTAGTGCAAAAACTGGAAGCGACGTTAGCAAAACACCCACAACATGCTGCGCTATTTAAGCCTAAGAAAAATAAGCAGAGGCAGTAA
- a CDS encoding sulfatase family protein, with product MNTRLYITISALVLMATNTLAKQPNFLIFVADDLTFRDIGVYGNPDVKTPNIDSFAEQGLKFDYAFSSSAMCAPTRMSLYSGLQPVRSGAHPNHGKVYAGTRSLPNYLRPLGYRVALMGKRHEAPHASFSFDYLGGRHGDTKKNQQDLDLTLAQTFFAETQQPWALVVASNQPHTPWFRGDKSAYPPETLTVPDGLVDTLQTRRALSAYYAEITYMDQQFGTILRMLAQSGAADNTLVMFLSEQGSNFPFAKWTLYDNGHRAAALFRWPGKIKPAQRTLAIMQYVDVLPTLIEAAGGHTTGMPLDGKSLLNVLLKPQRRHRDYAFAIQTTRGIYSGSASFPIRTVRDENYRLIWNLNYQQAFSNTVVKRKGPLRTLQSWYDKGGSALNRANAYLYRPEFELYDLNNDPFELNNLAGKKSLHSEQSRLYQALQSWMLQQGDQGIVTEMMALDRQAPNGRYYPKGIPEDGLAIDWDYQGL from the coding sequence ATGAACACACGACTTTACATTACCATATCTGCGTTGGTCTTAATGGCAACGAATACGTTAGCTAAACAGCCCAATTTTCTAATTTTTGTTGCCGATGATCTGACTTTTCGTGATATTGGGGTCTATGGCAATCCAGATGTTAAAACACCAAACATTGATAGTTTTGCTGAACAAGGACTGAAATTTGACTATGCTTTTTCTAGCTCAGCGATGTGTGCTCCAACCAGAATGTCTCTGTATTCGGGATTACAACCTGTACGCAGTGGCGCACACCCCAACCACGGCAAAGTGTATGCCGGTACGCGGAGTTTACCTAATTACCTGAGGCCTTTGGGGTATCGTGTGGCATTGATGGGTAAACGCCATGAAGCACCTCATGCCAGTTTTAGCTTTGACTATCTTGGTGGTAGGCATGGTGATACCAAAAAAAATCAACAAGACTTAGATTTGACTTTAGCTCAGACGTTTTTTGCCGAAACTCAGCAACCATGGGCATTGGTTGTTGCGTCTAATCAACCGCATACTCCTTGGTTTAGAGGAGATAAATCTGCTTACCCACCTGAAACGTTAACCGTGCCGGACGGCTTAGTCGATACGCTGCAAACCCGACGAGCTTTAAGTGCATATTATGCAGAGATAACCTACATGGACCAGCAATTTGGTACTATTTTGCGCATGCTGGCGCAATCAGGTGCGGCAGATAACACTTTGGTGATGTTTTTATCTGAGCAAGGTTCCAACTTTCCTTTTGCCAAATGGACTTTGTACGACAATGGACACCGAGCTGCAGCATTGTTTCGCTGGCCTGGCAAGATAAAGCCCGCGCAACGTACCTTGGCAATAATGCAATATGTGGATGTACTACCCACCTTAATCGAAGCGGCTGGCGGGCATACTACGGGGATGCCACTGGATGGAAAAAGTTTGTTGAATGTCTTACTAAAACCTCAGCGTCGCCATCGTGATTACGCATTTGCTATTCAGACCACGCGAGGTATTTATTCTGGCTCAGCGTCGTTTCCTATTCGCACCGTACGTGATGAAAACTATCGTTTGATCTGGAATCTTAACTATCAACAAGCTTTTTCCAATACTGTTGTAAAACGCAAAGGGCCGTTACGTACACTCCAATCTTGGTATGACAAAGGAGGGAGTGCGTTAAATCGAGCAAATGCTTATTTGTATCGCCCAGAGTTTGAGCTTTATGACTTAAATAACGATCCGTTTGAACTCAACAATTTAGCAGGAAAAAAATCATTACACTCAGAGCAGAGTCGGTTGTATCAAGCATTGCAGAGTTGGATGCTCCAGCAAGGAGATCAAGGGATCGTTACTGAAATGATGGCACTGGACAGACAAGCGCCTAATGGGCGTTATTACCCTAAAGGGATCCCAGAAGATGGTTTGGCCATTGATTGGGACTATCAAGGGCTTTAG
- a CDS encoding sodium:solute symporter produces the protein MIELSLLDWLVLAGFFALIAAVVWFSMRSKEEDTTDYFLAGRNATWLTIGASIFASNIGSEHLVGLSGAGASSGMALAHWELQSYIILLLGWFFVPFYWSSKVYTMPEFLQRRFSERSRTFLAAISIVSYVLTKVAVTVYAGALVLQTLLGIDTIWGIDFFWIAAIGMVVVTGIYTVLGGMKAIMWTSVLQTPVLLIGSIIILWVGLDKVGGWAEVERINASNMHLIRPWDDPEFPWPGIIFGSFIIGFWYWCTDQYIVQRVLSAKGIKEARRGTMFAGYLKLLPVFIFLVPGMIAFALKQKGLISYDASDAAFATLVSELLPAGVKGIVIGGLLAALMSSLASLFNSSATLFTIDFYKKFHPQASEKHLLHIGRLATVGIVILGMLWIPLMLALSANLFEYLQQVQALIAPGIAAVFLLGICSKRITEAAAFWGLVIGFILGMVRLVLSFFAESVKELPVIGWYANENWLYICIFLFVVITALIILISMFTPGKSDEELKGLTFTTMPKEQVAEIKAGVDKWDIIHTAGIIGITVFIYWRFF, from the coding sequence ATGATTGAATTGAGTCTTTTAGATTGGCTAGTGCTGGCAGGCTTTTTTGCCCTGATAGCCGCTGTTGTTTGGTTCTCGATGCGTTCCAAAGAAGAAGATACAACAGATTACTTTTTAGCGGGTCGTAACGCAACTTGGCTAACCATAGGTGCGTCAATATTCGCATCAAACATTGGTTCTGAGCACTTGGTTGGTTTATCAGGAGCTGGAGCTTCTTCGGGTATGGCGTTAGCCCACTGGGAATTGCAGTCTTACATCATCTTGTTGTTAGGTTGGTTTTTTGTACCGTTTTATTGGAGCTCTAAGGTATACACCATGCCAGAGTTCTTACAACGTCGTTTTTCTGAGCGTTCACGTACGTTTTTAGCGGCCATCTCTATTGTCAGTTATGTATTAACTAAAGTGGCAGTAACGGTTTATGCGGGCGCTTTGGTACTGCAAACCTTATTAGGCATCGACACCATTTGGGGTATCGACTTCTTCTGGATTGCGGCTATCGGTATGGTGGTTGTGACTGGTATCTACACAGTATTGGGTGGTATGAAAGCCATTATGTGGACTTCAGTTCTACAAACACCAGTGCTATTAATTGGCTCGATTATTATTCTTTGGGTTGGTTTAGATAAAGTCGGTGGCTGGGCTGAAGTTGAACGTATCAACGCTAGCAATATGCACCTTATTCGCCCTTGGGACGATCCTGAATTTCCATGGCCTGGCATTATTTTTGGTTCATTTATTATTGGTTTCTGGTACTGGTGTACCGACCAATATATCGTACAACGTGTATTGTCAGCTAAAGGCATTAAAGAAGCACGTCGCGGCACTATGTTCGCGGGTTATTTAAAACTATTACCGGTATTTATCTTCTTAGTGCCAGGCATGATCGCGTTTGCTTTAAAGCAAAAAGGCCTAATTAGCTACGATGCATCCGATGCGGCTTTTGCTACCTTAGTCAGTGAGTTATTGCCAGCAGGTGTTAAAGGTATCGTGATTGGTGGCTTATTAGCGGCATTAATGTCGTCATTGGCGTCGTTATTTAACTCGTCAGCGACCTTGTTCACTATCGATTTTTATAAGAAGTTTCACCCACAAGCATCAGAAAAACACTTATTGCATATTGGTCGTTTAGCCACAGTTGGTATTGTGATCTTAGGTATGCTGTGGATCCCGTTAATGTTGGCGTTAAGCGCAAACTTATTTGAATACTTACAACAAGTTCAAGCGTTAATTGCACCGGGCATTGCCGCTGTGTTCTTATTAGGTATTTGTAGTAAGCGTATTACCGAAGCGGCTGCATTCTGGGGCTTAGTGATTGGCTTTATCTTAGGTATGGTGCGCTTGGTATTAAGCTTCTTTGCCGAAAGCGTAAAAGAACTACCGGTTATCGGTTGGTACGCGAACGAGAACTGGTTGTACATCTGTATCTTCTTGTTTGTGGTTATCACAGCCTTGATTATCTTAATCAGTATGTTCACCCCAGGTAAGTCTGATGAAGAGCTGAAAGGCTTAACCTTTACCACTATGCCAAAAGAACAAGTTGCTGAAATCAAAGCGGGTGTCGATAAATGGGACATCATCCATACTGCTGGCATTATCGGTATTACTGTGTTCATTTACTGGCGCTTCTTCTAA
- a CDS encoding glycoside hydrolase family protein: protein MLSKVLEKSVWTALILSLSLSAWAYSPEFSDEKIVPVKGNAVAKFFSLQKQDRQLAFNEDMAAYQGKKKDIWPSDRKMGHEGTDSLYYTRANYILGPYSEHKWVGRFLGLGAPF, encoded by the coding sequence ATGTTGAGTAAAGTGTTAGAAAAGTCTGTTTGGACAGCACTGATCTTGAGTTTAAGTTTAAGTGCTTGGGCTTATAGCCCTGAGTTTTCCGATGAAAAAATCGTGCCTGTAAAGGGAAATGCTGTAGCGAAATTTTTTTCGTTGCAAAAGCAGGATCGTCAACTGGCATTCAATGAAGATATGGCAGCGTATCAAGGTAAGAAAAAAGACATCTGGCCAAGCGATCGTAAAATGGGTCATGAAGGTACTGATAGCCTTTATTATACCAGAGCTAACTACATACTAGGCCCATACTCAGAGCATAAGTGGGTAGGGCGTTTTTTAGGCCTTGGTGCACCTTTTTAG
- a CDS encoding family 43 glycosylhydrolase, translating to MKKNILSFASLCFVVSCSLTSPQTPDKNYNYVIDDAADPHAIVEDGTVYVYPTHDQWKRKFYAFSSRDLVNWQRHGPILDFKDISWLPTKKRPWAPGMIQKDGKYYFYYSAGPMPSYIGVAVSDSPIGRFKDSGAALVKDQNQHKDPAQRQGRRFEAIDPMAYHDPVSGKYYLYTGGSAGSTLRVFELNDDMVSIKREINVETPQNFTEGAFIHYHNGMYHFTYSHGRFNKDSYSIYYSTSKTPVGPWTYRGNLMKSDDKFKGPGHHSIIKNSKTDKWYIVYHRWENVEGKGPYRKPGNPRKTAIEEMFYDENGLIKPIPMTAKGVGKVTF from the coding sequence ATGAAAAAAAACATTTTATCTTTTGCTTCACTTTGTTTTGTAGTGTCTTGTTCGTTAACGTCACCGCAAACGCCTGATAAAAATTACAATTATGTGATTGATGATGCGGCAGACCCCCATGCTATTGTCGAAGACGGTACTGTATACGTATACCCAACGCATGATCAGTGGAAACGAAAGTTTTACGCTTTCTCGTCTCGTGATTTAGTTAATTGGCAACGTCATGGGCCGATTCTTGATTTTAAGGATATCTCTTGGTTACCAACCAAAAAACGCCCATGGGCACCGGGTATGATCCAAAAAGACGGTAAATACTATTTTTATTATTCTGCTGGCCCTATGCCATCTTATATTGGGGTTGCTGTTTCAGATTCACCGATTGGACGTTTTAAAGACTCGGGTGCAGCATTGGTAAAAGACCAAAATCAGCATAAAGATCCTGCTCAACGTCAAGGACGCCGTTTTGAAGCAATTGATCCTATGGCTTATCACGATCCTGTTAGTGGCAAATATTATTTGTATACAGGAGGAAGCGCTGGTTCTACGTTAAGAGTATTTGAGCTTAATGACGACATGGTTAGCATCAAACGAGAAATTAATGTTGAAACGCCGCAAAATTTTACTGAGGGTGCCTTTATTCATTACCACAACGGTATGTATCACTTCACCTATAGCCATGGTCGTTTCAATAAGGACAGTTACTCAATTTATTACTCAACGTCAAAGACACCGGTTGGTCCATGGACATATCGCGGCAACTTAATGAAAAGTGATGATAAATTTAAAGGCCCTGGACATCATTCCATTATTAAAAATAGTAAAACCGATAAGTGGTATATCGTTTATCACCGCTGGGAAAATGTTGAAGGTAAAGGGCCTTATCGCAAACCAGGCAATCCTCGTAAAACGGCCATTGAAGAAATGTTTTATGACGAAAACGGGCTAATTAAACCCATTCCTATGACAGCGAAAGGCGTAGGTAAAGTTACGTTTTAG
- a CDS encoding sulfatase-like hydrolase/transferase, whose translation MAKLISLMLVVCVGLILVACTSTEKKATNKIVANRPNVVVIFIDDLGYGDISAFGNTQVATANIDRLAKEGKKFTQFYANSPICSPSRAALKTGVYPHRERINSFLESRRYNQQRYMADYMSTERLTYARLFQQAGYATAHFGKWHIGGGRDVDDAPLPTAYGYDETLVSFEGLGDRILWQKHGNQKLSWNYPADKGKIFSLPKHQTTQTYVDRAIDFIQRHKNQPFLVNMFPNDVHDAHNPSKEQLAKWQGKGRHSKEDRFFAILDAMDQQIGRLLNAIDEAGVADNTIVIFTSDNGPTDWHHYYKQNMTPPPGSTGPFFGRKWSLYEGGIRMPFLIRWPLKIQAATVNDSTWFSAIDLLPSLASMAGLPLPEQTKLDGINMADALLGGNQRRDKPIFWEYGVYRTIKPGLQAHRSPRLAMRDGDYKLLMDPNGSRLMLFNLLADPGETMNLAKEQPQQVASMKPRLLAWWQEMNSYLNPH comes from the coding sequence ATGGCAAAGTTAATTAGTCTAATGTTGGTTGTATGTGTCGGTTTGATATTGGTGGCTTGCACATCTACCGAGAAAAAGGCGACAAACAAGATCGTAGCAAACCGCCCTAATGTTGTAGTTATATTTATTGATGATTTGGGTTATGGCGATATTAGCGCATTTGGCAATACCCAAGTTGCGACTGCTAATATTGACCGACTGGCTAAAGAAGGGAAAAAATTCACGCAATTTTATGCCAACTCTCCGATATGTTCGCCGTCTAGGGCGGCGTTAAAAACGGGAGTGTATCCGCATCGTGAACGGATTAATTCATTCTTAGAAAGTCGCCGCTATAATCAGCAGCGATATATGGCAGACTATATGTCAACTGAGCGTTTGACTTATGCACGTCTTTTTCAGCAAGCAGGGTATGCCACGGCACATTTTGGTAAATGGCACATAGGTGGAGGGCGCGATGTTGATGACGCACCGTTGCCTACTGCCTACGGTTATGATGAAACTTTAGTATCATTCGAAGGATTGGGTGATCGCATTTTATGGCAAAAGCATGGTAACCAAAAATTAAGTTGGAATTATCCAGCTGACAAGGGAAAAATTTTTTCTTTGCCTAAACATCAAACTACCCAAACTTATGTTGACCGAGCGATCGACTTTATTCAACGCCACAAAAATCAGCCCTTTTTGGTTAACATGTTTCCGAATGACGTGCATGATGCTCATAACCCATCCAAGGAGCAATTGGCTAAATGGCAAGGTAAAGGACGCCACTCAAAAGAAGACCGTTTTTTCGCCATACTAGATGCCATGGACCAACAAATTGGCCGTTTGCTTAATGCGATTGATGAAGCTGGAGTTGCAGATAACACCATTGTTATTTTTACGTCAGACAATGGTCCTACTGATTGGCATCATTATTATAAACAAAATATGACACCGCCGCCCGGCTCTACAGGTCCTTTTTTTGGGCGTAAGTGGAGTTTATATGAAGGCGGTATCCGCATGCCTTTTCTTATACGTTGGCCTTTGAAAATACAAGCCGCAACGGTCAATGACTCAACCTGGTTTAGTGCAATTGATTTATTGCCAAGCTTAGCCAGCATGGCGGGTTTACCTCTTCCCGAACAAACGAAGCTTGATGGTATCAATATGGCTGATGCCTTGTTAGGAGGCAATCAACGTCGAGATAAGCCTATCTTTTGGGAATACGGTGTTTACCGAACCATTAAACCAGGCTTACAGGCACATCGCAGTCCTCGATTAGCCATGCGTGATGGAGATTATAAATTGTTGATGGATCCTAATGGTTCTAGGCTCATGTTGTTTAACTTATTGGCTGATCCCGGTGAAACTATGAATCTAGCAAAGGAGCAACCCCAGCAGGTAGCAAGCATGAAACCGCGTTTATTAGCTTGGTGGCAAGAAATGAATAGCTACCTAAATCCGCATTGA
- a CDS encoding winged helix-turn-helix domain-containing protein: MSTIPKKRTSFQFGAFMVDPNSDQISFAGQTNKVEPKVMAVLLYLIDNRCRVVSVEEILSAVWSGVVVTPQTAQRCISVLRKLFSQADDGRDYIKTYVKKGYQIGVAPDLEQEKIAARSRSTAYWILPLLLVIVLLTVFWNKKQTSYEQVIFPHESQVATYALHPNKAIVAYIKRDPFSTNGAIWLGDTNNPREIAKIGHILPTAQIDWSPDGQSLLVMVNKKITIFKLNDRLDTIVDKSIVLSEADYRYRQADYLDENHALITRLPRSHGVYDLYKLNLQTKQLSRVLADSGVSAFALNKQLIAYVHRNGEIWHVKVFDLTLHKEIANQVFKQVIRDIEWLSDDMGLIAHVAQNELYIIPLAGKPQRIANYPEAYVEEIELGQRQQLYYLKKSSIKKLYLGQANVCCSSVLPTENIAQYHAVWDPLGKSFAYVTTTQGTSQVWLYSGGIHRQLTQFTQQQKLANLNWSSDGHWLLFKVNDDIYAYSLLLSTGNTLLSDVYFSKPLGFNKNKEFFYYLDTNGYQDRVWKVSLADTSKQKVLTLADDTQVVSSNGNIFYLGKGKNQLYMFDGQTNHLLDSEFPDDATLHSANAQAVFYFLNRPGSMKNIWQWDLTTREQKIVVPRLSYSGDVLSISPQQKVVYGQDIETKRKLYKRQLAPLLAPFNR; encoded by the coding sequence GTGAGCACAATCCCTAAGAAAAGAACATCCTTTCAATTTGGTGCTTTTATGGTTGACCCCAACAGTGATCAAATTTCATTTGCTGGGCAGACTAACAAAGTTGAACCAAAAGTGATGGCGGTTTTATTGTATTTAATCGATAACCGTTGTCGGGTTGTGAGTGTAGAAGAGATATTGTCTGCCGTTTGGAGTGGGGTTGTCGTAACTCCCCAAACAGCTCAGAGGTGTATCTCTGTTTTGCGCAAACTTTTTAGTCAAGCTGACGATGGTCGTGATTATATTAAAACTTACGTCAAAAAAGGTTATCAGATAGGTGTCGCTCCAGATCTTGAGCAAGAAAAAATCGCCGCCCGCAGCCGATCTACGGCATATTGGATTTTGCCATTACTGCTTGTTATCGTTTTACTGACAGTATTTTGGAATAAAAAGCAAACAAGCTATGAACAAGTTATTTTCCCCCATGAAAGCCAAGTGGCTACTTATGCTTTACACCCTAACAAAGCCATAGTCGCTTACATTAAACGCGATCCGTTTAGTACAAACGGGGCCATTTGGCTGGGTGATACCAATAACCCCAGAGAAATTGCCAAAATTGGCCATATTTTACCTACAGCGCAAATTGATTGGTCGCCTGATGGTCAGTCCCTGCTGGTGATGGTCAACAAAAAAATTACGATATTCAAACTAAATGATAGGTTAGATACGATTGTTGATAAAAGCATTGTATTAAGTGAAGCAGATTATCGTTATAGGCAAGCAGATTATTTAGATGAAAACCACGCTCTAATTACGCGACTACCGCGCAGTCACGGAGTTTATGATTTATATAAACTCAATTTACAAACCAAGCAATTGTCTCGCGTTTTAGCTGATTCGGGGGTTAGCGCTTTTGCGTTAAATAAGCAATTAATTGCTTATGTTCATCGCAATGGTGAAATTTGGCATGTGAAGGTTTTCGATTTGACCCTACACAAAGAGATTGCCAATCAGGTATTTAAACAGGTAATTCGAGATATTGAGTGGTTAAGTGATGATATGGGTCTTATTGCGCATGTTGCACAAAATGAACTTTATATCATTCCACTAGCTGGTAAGCCGCAAAGGATAGCAAACTACCCAGAAGCCTATGTTGAAGAAATTGAATTGGGACAAAGACAGCAACTATATTATCTTAAAAAATCTAGCATTAAAAAACTATATCTAGGCCAAGCTAATGTCTGCTGCAGTTCGGTATTACCAACAGAGAATATTGCGCAATATCATGCCGTATGGGATCCGCTCGGTAAATCATTTGCTTATGTTACGACAACCCAAGGTACTTCCCAAGTTTGGCTATATTCTGGCGGGATTCATCGCCAGTTAACTCAATTTACACAGCAGCAGAAGTTAGCCAACCTAAATTGGTCAAGTGATGGTCATTGGTTGTTGTTTAAGGTAAATGACGACATTTATGCTTACTCATTATTATTGAGTACTGGCAATACATTGTTATCGGATGTCTATTTCTCGAAGCCACTTGGATTTAATAAAAATAAAGAATTTTTTTATTATCTTGATACAAATGGCTATCAAGATCGTGTTTGGAAAGTGTCACTAGCGGATACCAGTAAACAAAAAGTGTTAACTCTGGCTGATGATACTCAAGTTGTGAGTAGTAATGGGAATATTTTTTATTTAGGAAAAGGTAAAAATCAGCTTTATATGTTTGATGGTCAAACTAATCATTTATTAGACTCTGAGTTTCCTGACGACGCGACATTGCACTCTGCTAATGCTCAAGCCGTGTTTTATTTTTTAAATCGGCCTGGCAGCATGAAAAATATATGGCAATGGGACTTAACAACGCGTGAGCAAAAAATTGTTGTACCAAGACTCAGTTATAGTGGCGACGTCCTGAGTATATCACCTCAGCAAAAAGTGGTTTACGGGCAAGATATTGAAACGAAACGCAAATTATATAAACGACAACTTGCCCCGCTACTAGCGCCTTTCAATCGCTGA